A single region of the Undibacterium piscinae genome encodes:
- a CDS encoding acetyltransferase: MLWQLPQLWLPQTPALYPQHHVRTGERWHPLRPAKPQGYVYQRFIPWLGQSISFRVASVEQDLNTMHKWMNDTRVAQFFQEEGDLDYQRAYLNGRLADPHMLPLIAEFDGIAFGYMEVYWAQENRLGPYYAADDYDRGWHVLVGEQAYSGGQFISAWLPSLMHYIFLDEPRTQRIVGEPAASHTRQVRNLERSGFAALKDFDFPHKRATLVMLMREKFFSNRLWHPSLKA, translated from the coding sequence ATGCTGTGGCAATTGCCGCAACTCTGGTTACCACAGACGCCCGCGCTCTACCCGCAACACCACGTGCGCACTGGCGAACGCTGGCACCCGCTGCGCCCGGCCAAACCGCAGGGCTATGTCTACCAACGCTTCATTCCCTGGCTGGGTCAGAGCATTTCATTTCGGGTGGCGAGCGTGGAGCAGGATCTCAACACCATGCACAAGTGGATGAACGATACCCGTGTGGCGCAGTTTTTTCAGGAAGAGGGCGATCTGGATTACCAGCGCGCCTATCTAAACGGCCGCCTGGCTGACCCGCACATGCTGCCGCTGATCGCCGAATTCGATGGCATCGCATTCGGCTACATGGAAGTCTATTGGGCTCAGGAAAATCGTCTTGGTCCTTACTACGCGGCCGACGACTACGACCGCGGCTGGCACGTACTGGTGGGCGAACAGGCTTATTCTGGCGGCCAATTCATTAGCGCCTGGCTGCCCTCGCTAATGCACTATATTTTCCTAGACGAGCCACGCACCCAGCGCATCGTCGGTGAGCCTGCCGCCAGCCACACGCGTCAGGTGCGCAATCTGGAGCGTTCCGGCTTTGCCGCGCTCAAGGACTTCGATTTCCCGCACAAGCGCGCCACCCTGGTAATGCTGATGCGCGAGAAATTTTTCAGCAATCGTCTATGGCACCCTAGCCTGAAAGCCTGA
- a CDS encoding TonB-dependent siderophore receptor, producing the protein MKQQLKQQTKHPLARAVASAIVLMGSCQLAASAADTAEATQSNLGNITVLGEADSIAKRSSVGSKNETALIEVPQSISVLNRERLDAQKASSIPQALRYSAGMQVESYGVDPRFDQYMIRGFESGSNGVFRDALNLPTRGFTAFTLEPYGLERLEVLRGPSSVMYGQAEVGGLVNAVSKRPPASQQGEIEVSYGSFERRQIAADVGGPLDEKGVWRYRVTALAREAKGQVDNTKDNRLFFAPSLSWQPDADTSLTLLAYLQKDDVPPNFYLPAVGTQKTGPFGTIPSNRFVGEPGVDRFQTEQRSIGYAFEKRFSPAWKVRQNVRSASETVDYRNLYMTTLEDDQRTVKRANFSAQQKARVFTADQNLEWNTKFDGLENTLVAGLDYSRAVQQGQNYYGDAPTLDIIAPVYGQTVGQADMYEDKRSTLSQTGIYVQDQLKFAGQYLLTAGLRRDQSNIDNEDYIKASQNSQKDAANTGRLGLTWLGPNGLAPYISYATSFRPVIGQSVDGRNFVPEQGKQAEIGLKWAPLNRALLLTGALFDLRKRNVLTADPANLGIGAQIQRGEVRVRGIELEAEAELDKHWKVNASFTGLDGEITQNNDGNVGKRPSLVPRVNLAAWAERQFDNGWRAGAGLRRIGSTYSDDANTFSNDGVTLSDAMLGYRYRNWDLALNINNLSDKIYLGNCASDSTCIYAARRRAQLTARYLW; encoded by the coding sequence ATGAAACAGCAGTTGAAGCAGCAAACAAAACATCCACTAGCACGTGCCGTGGCCAGTGCCATCGTCCTGATGGGCAGTTGCCAGTTAGCGGCCAGCGCCGCAGATACCGCGGAAGCGACGCAATCGAATTTAGGTAACATCACTGTCCTGGGCGAGGCAGACAGCATTGCCAAGCGCAGCAGCGTGGGCAGTAAAAATGAAACGGCGCTGATCGAAGTACCGCAGTCGATTTCAGTACTTAATCGCGAGCGCCTGGATGCCCAAAAAGCCAGCAGCATTCCGCAAGCGCTGCGCTACAGTGCCGGCATGCAAGTCGAAAGTTATGGAGTGGATCCGCGCTTTGATCAGTACATGATACGTGGCTTCGAATCAGGTTCTAACGGGGTGTTCCGCGATGCTCTGAATCTGCCTACCCGCGGCTTCACTGCATTTACGCTGGAACCGTATGGTCTGGAGCGCTTGGAAGTACTGCGCGGCCCGAGTTCGGTCATGTATGGACAGGCCGAAGTGGGCGGCCTGGTGAATGCTGTCAGCAAACGTCCACCAGCTAGCCAACAAGGCGAAATCGAAGTGAGCTATGGGAGTTTCGAGCGGCGTCAGATCGCGGCCGATGTGGGCGGGCCGCTCGATGAAAAAGGCGTATGGCGTTATCGCGTAACAGCACTCGCGCGCGAAGCCAAGGGCCAGGTCGACAATACCAAAGACAACCGGCTTTTCTTTGCCCCCAGCTTGAGCTGGCAGCCGGACGCCGATACCTCACTCACGCTACTGGCCTATCTGCAAAAAGACGATGTACCACCGAACTTTTATCTGCCGGCGGTCGGCACCCAGAAAACCGGGCCATTTGGAACTATACCGTCCAACCGCTTCGTCGGCGAACCGGGTGTAGACCGTTTCCAGACCGAGCAACGCAGCATAGGCTATGCCTTTGAAAAGCGTTTCTCGCCAGCCTGGAAAGTGCGCCAGAACGTGCGCAGCGCCAGCGAGACTGTCGACTACCGTAACCTTTACATGACGACATTGGAAGACGATCAACGCACAGTAAAACGCGCCAATTTCTCTGCACAGCAAAAGGCGCGGGTGTTCACGGCCGATCAAAATCTGGAATGGAACACCAAGTTCGACGGACTAGAAAATACCTTGGTGGCGGGTCTCGATTACAGCCGCGCGGTCCAACAGGGGCAAAACTATTATGGCGATGCGCCTACCCTCGATATCATCGCACCGGTGTATGGCCAGACGGTAGGCCAGGCCGATATGTACGAAGACAAGCGCAGCACCCTAAGCCAGACTGGGATCTATGTGCAAGACCAATTAAAATTTGCCGGCCAATATTTGCTGACGGCTGGGCTACGCCGCGACCAGAGCAATATCGATAACGAGGACTACATCAAAGCCAGCCAAAACAGCCAGAAAGACGCGGCCAATACCGGCCGCTTGGGTCTGACCTGGTTGGGTCCGAACGGCTTGGCGCCGTATATCAGCTATGCCACCTCTTTCCGCCCCGTGATAGGGCAAAGCGTGGATGGCCGCAACTTTGTGCCGGAGCAGGGCAAGCAAGCGGAAATCGGTTTGAAATGGGCGCCGCTAAACCGCGCGCTGCTGCTCACTGGCGCGCTGTTCGATCTGCGCAAACGCAATGTGCTCACCGCCGACCCAGCCAATCTGGGCATCGGTGCCCAGATACAGCGCGGTGAAGTACGCGTGCGCGGGATAGAATTGGAAGCCGAAGCGGAGCTGGACAAACACTGGAAAGTCAACGCTTCCTTCACCGGACTCGACGGCGAAATCACCCAAAACAACGACGGCAATGTAGGCAAGCGTCCGTCGCTGGTGCCGCGTGTCAACCTGGCCGCTTGGGCCGAACGCCAATTCGACAACGGCTGGCGTGCCGGTGCTGGGCTGCGCCGTATCGGTTCCACTTATAGCGACGATGCCAATACCTTCAGCAACGACGGCGTGACGCTGAGTGATGCCATGCTGGGCTACCGCTACCGCAACTGGGACCTGGCGCTCAACATCAATAATCTGAGCGATAAAATTTATCTGGGTAACTGTGCTTCTGACAGCACCTGCATTTACGCCGCGCGTCGCCGCGCCCAACTCACAGCCCGCTACCTGTGGTAA
- a CDS encoding lysine N(6)-hydroxylase/L-ornithine N(5)-oxygenase family protein: MNTEPQTYDMVGVGFGPSNLALAIALDAMRQASAGTLTHCFIERQPQFTWHGDMLLPGTDMQISFLKDLVSLRDPTSPYSFINYLRRHNRLEAFINQKTFFPSRIEFNDYLRWSAGHFEQNCHYGESVTRVVPEYQGADVVALQVHSADAAGRERQRRTRSLVFAPGGRPFIPASFAKHRDPRIIHSSRYLSEIARQPLDAAGAPALAVVGGGQSAAEIFLDLVARYPNAKVDLILRGSTLKPSEDGPSINHIFDPDYTDYFFGQPEQVRRSLLAEFRHTNYAVVDSDLIERISAMLYAQRVLGQERLRVLSSSTIEQLQCDQDGISIYLQQAGAPQIRQLAYQRVIVATGYQRDTSQALLAELEHELEGFTIGRNYQLAAPRHVQPPIFVQGSSETTHGLADTLLSVLAIRSHEIARALVEQLGPKPLAMPQLAKRQLLEEIQ; the protein is encoded by the coding sequence ATGAACACTGAACCACAAACTTACGACATGGTCGGAGTGGGTTTTGGCCCCTCCAATTTGGCCTTGGCGATCGCACTCGACGCAATGCGGCAAGCCAGCGCGGGCACATTGACGCATTGCTTCATCGAGCGTCAGCCGCAATTTACCTGGCACGGCGATATGCTGCTGCCGGGTACCGATATGCAGATCTCCTTCCTCAAGGATCTGGTCTCACTGCGCGATCCCACCAGCCCCTACTCCTTCATCAATTATCTACGCCGGCATAACCGCCTGGAAGCCTTTATCAATCAAAAAACTTTCTTCCCTAGCCGTATCGAGTTCAACGACTACCTGCGCTGGAGCGCCGGCCACTTCGAGCAAAATTGCCACTATGGCGAGAGCGTCACCCGCGTGGTGCCCGAATACCAGGGCGCAGACGTGGTCGCGCTGCAGGTACATTCGGCCGATGCGGCCGGACGCGAACGCCAGCGCCGCACCCGCAGTCTGGTATTTGCACCGGGCGGGCGTCCCTTCATACCAGCCAGCTTCGCCAAACACCGTGATCCGCGCATCATTCATTCTTCGCGCTATCTGAGTGAGATAGCGCGCCAGCCACTCGATGCCGCTGGCGCACCTGCGCTGGCGGTGGTGGGTGGCGGCCAGAGTGCGGCCGAGATTTTCCTCGATCTGGTGGCGCGCTATCCGAACGCCAAGGTAGATCTGATACTGCGCGGTTCCACTCTCAAGCCGTCCGAGGATGGGCCTTCGATCAATCACATCTTTGACCCTGACTACACCGACTATTTCTTCGGCCAGCCAGAACAAGTGCGGCGCTCCTTACTGGCGGAATTCCGCCATACCAATTATGCGGTGGTCGACAGCGACCTGATAGAACGCATCAGCGCCATGCTGTACGCGCAGCGCGTGCTCGGCCAAGAACGGCTGCGGGTGCTCAGTTCGTCCACGATTGAGCAGCTACAGTGCGATCAGGATGGCATCAGCATCTACCTGCAACAAGCCGGTGCACCGCAAATTCGCCAGCTAGCGTATCAGCGCGTGATCGTCGCCACTGGCTACCAGCGTGACACCAGCCAGGCACTGCTGGCCGAGCTAGAGCATGAACTCGAGGGTTTCACTATCGGCCGTAATTATCAGCTGGCCGCGCCGCGGCACGTGCAGCCGCCGATTTTTGTGCAAGGCTCTTCCGAAACCACCCACGGTCTGGCCGATACTTTGTTATCGGTATTGGCGATTCGCTCGCACGAAATCGCGCGCGCATTAGTCGAGCAACTAGGGCCTAAGCCGCTCGCCATGCCACAGCTCGCCAAGCGCCAGCTAC